One stretch of Rhizobium rhizoryzae DNA includes these proteins:
- the mnmA gene encoding tRNA 2-thiouridine(34) synthase MnmA, whose protein sequence is MNTLDFNKRPEDTRVVVAMSGGVDSSVVAGLLKRQGYDVLGITLQLYDHGAAVHRAGSCCAGQDIDDARRVSETLGIPHYVLDYEKRFRETVINPFAEAYAMGETPIPCVACNQTVKFADLLATAQELGADALATGHYIRSRPNPTAGNPGRRALYRPVDSDRDQSWFLFATTQEQIDYLRFPLGGMSKAEVRALAEEMGLVVAKKADSQDICFVPQGKYADIINKVKPNAALAGDIVHMDGRVLGRHDGILHYTIGQRKGLGVATGEPLYVIYLDARGRRVIVGPREALDTHRVYLRDMNWIGDAGLAEDAREGFQCFAKVRSTRPPTPATLHVDERGIYVDLLVGEAGVAPGQACVLYSAEGPDARVWGGGFIERSERAAEAEASLKALLSASAAA, encoded by the coding sequence GTGAATACGCTGGATTTTAACAAGAGGCCGGAGGATACGCGCGTTGTTGTCGCCATGTCCGGCGGTGTGGATTCTTCCGTCGTTGCCGGTCTCCTCAAACGTCAGGGCTATGATGTGCTGGGAATCACGTTGCAGCTTTATGACCACGGTGCAGCGGTTCACCGTGCAGGCTCCTGCTGTGCGGGCCAGGATATCGATGATGCGCGTCGGGTTTCCGAAACGCTGGGCATTCCCCATTATGTGCTGGATTACGAGAAGCGCTTCCGTGAAACAGTGATAAACCCGTTCGCCGAAGCCTATGCCATGGGTGAAACGCCAATTCCCTGCGTGGCCTGCAACCAGACCGTCAAGTTTGCGGATCTTCTGGCCACGGCTCAGGAACTGGGCGCCGATGCGCTGGCAACGGGTCATTATATCCGTTCGCGCCCCAATCCAACGGCAGGCAATCCCGGCCGCCGCGCGCTGTACCGCCCCGTCGATAGCGACCGCGACCAGAGCTGGTTCCTGTTTGCGACAACGCAGGAGCAGATCGACTATCTTCGCTTCCCGCTGGGCGGCATGTCCAAGGCCGAAGTGCGCGCCCTTGCCGAAGAGATGGGACTGGTTGTTGCCAAAAAGGCAGACAGCCAGGACATCTGTTTCGTGCCGCAGGGTAAATATGCCGACATCATCAACAAGGTGAAGCCGAATGCGGCGCTTGCTGGCGATATCGTGCACATGGACGGACGCGTGCTTGGCCGTCATGACGGCATCCTGCACTATACGATTGGTCAGCGGAAGGGTCTCGGTGTTGCAACGGGCGAGCCCCTCTACGTGATCTATCTCGATGCCCGTGGCCGTCGTGTCATCGTTGGTCCGCGCGAGGCGCTCGATACGCACCGGGTCTATCTGCGCGACATGAACTGGATCGGCGATGCCGGGCTGGCCGAAGATGCCCGGGAGGGTTTCCAGTGCTTCGCCAAGGTTCGCTCCACCCGCCCGCCGACACCGGCGACGCTTCATGTGGACGAGCGTGGTATCTACGTGGATCTTCTGGTGGGCGAAGCAGGTGTCGCACCCGGTCAGGCCTGCGTACTGTATTCGGCAGAAGGGCCTGATGCGCGGGTCTGGGGTGGCGGTTTCATCGAACGGTCTGAACGGGCAGCCGAGGCAGAAGCCTCTCTCAAGGCACTTCTTTCGGCATCTGCAGCGGCCTGA
- a CDS encoding GNAT family N-acetyltransferase, with the protein MSEPHIRNLNLSDLHTLLDWAKAEGWNPGLDDAEPFFAADPNGFFGCFVDGKLASAISAVRYGETFGFIGLYISHPDFRGKGLGRRVWDHGMAYLEGRTVGLDGVPQQQANYARMGFETRYNTIRWSGSFDRNTIVSPKVIALDPSAFTEIAQFDRRAFPEERTAFLGAWIAPPHQALGIVTRGRLSGYGVLRACHQGFKIGPLFAETTEEALHLFAALAQLAPGAPIHIDVPEDQSAFGEYLQGLGFTQGFTTARMYRGVPPRLEERLAFGVTTLELG; encoded by the coding sequence ATGAGCGAGCCGCACATCCGCAATCTGAACCTTTCCGACCTGCACACCCTGCTGGACTGGGCAAAGGCAGAAGGATGGAACCCCGGCCTTGATGATGCCGAGCCCTTTTTCGCCGCCGATCCGAACGGCTTCTTCGGCTGTTTCGTCGACGGAAAGCTTGCCTCGGCGATCTCTGCCGTGCGCTATGGCGAGACATTCGGCTTCATCGGTCTCTACATCAGCCATCCGGATTTTCGCGGGAAGGGCCTGGGCCGACGCGTGTGGGATCACGGCATGGCCTATCTCGAAGGCCGGACGGTGGGACTGGATGGGGTGCCGCAGCAGCAAGCCAATTATGCGCGCATGGGCTTTGAGACCCGATACAATACGATACGCTGGAGCGGGTCTTTCGATAGGAATACCATCGTCTCGCCAAAGGTAATCGCGCTTGATCCGTCGGCCTTCACAGAGATTGCGCAATTCGACCGACGCGCCTTTCCCGAAGAGCGAACTGCGTTTCTGGGCGCATGGATCGCCCCTCCGCATCAGGCCTTAGGAATCGTAACGCGCGGCAGGCTCTCCGGCTACGGGGTGCTCCGTGCCTGCCATCAGGGTTTCAAGATCGGACCGCTTTTTGCCGAAACGACCGAGGAAGCGCTTCATCTCTTCGCGGCGCTGGCTCAACTGGCGCCGGGCGCACCGATCCATATAGACGTGCCTGAAGACCAATCGGCATTTGGTGAATACCTTCAGGGGCTTGGCTTCACGCAAGGCTTTACCACGGCAAGAATGTATAGAGGCGTTCCTCCCCGCCTGGAAGAACGCCTCGCTTTCGGTGTCACCACGCTGGAACTGGGCTGA
- the serA gene encoding phosphoglycerate dehydrogenase — translation MAPRVLVSDELSETAVQIFRDRGVEVDFQPKLGKDKDKLAEIIGNYDGLAIRSATKATEKLIAAATNLKVIGRAGIGVDNVDIPAASKRGIIVMNTPFGNSITTAEHAIALMFAVARQIPAADVSTQAGKWEKSKFMGVEITGKTLGVIGAGNIGSIVCSRALGLKMRVLAYDPFLSAERAQEMGVTKVELDELLAQADFITLHVPMTDKTRGILSREALAKTKPGVRIINCARGGLVDEAALADAIKSGHVAGAGFDVFEVEPATESPLFGLPNVVCTPHLGASTTEAQENVALQVAEQMSDYLVKGAVSNAINMPSITAEEAPILKPFIRLADVLGSFAGQVTESPIKAIEILYDGQTASMNTRALTSALLAGLIRNQVSDVNMVSAPIMVKEKGIVLSEVKRDKTGVYDGYIKLTITTDKQTRSVAGTVFSDGKPRFIQIKGINMDADVGADMIYISNTDVPGMIGFVGTTLGNAGVNIANFQLGREKEGGDAIALLYVDGAVKQDVLDKLTANPAIKQAKPLTFNVD, via the coding sequence ATGGCACCTCGCGTTCTCGTATCCGACGAACTTTCGGAAACCGCCGTCCAGATCTTCCGCGATCGCGGCGTCGAAGTTGATTTCCAGCCGAAGCTTGGCAAGGATAAGGACAAGCTGGCCGAAATCATCGGCAATTACGATGGTCTGGCCATTCGTTCCGCCACCAAGGCCACGGAAAAGCTGATTGCTGCCGCCACCAACCTCAAGGTTATCGGCCGCGCCGGTATCGGCGTCGATAACGTTGACATTCCTGCTGCGTCCAAGCGCGGTATCATCGTGATGAATACGCCGTTCGGCAACTCCATCACGACAGCTGAACATGCCATCGCGCTGATGTTCGCCGTTGCCCGCCAGATCCCCGCCGCCGATGTCTCCACACAGGCTGGCAAGTGGGAGAAGTCGAAGTTCATGGGTGTTGAAATCACCGGCAAGACGCTGGGCGTCATCGGTGCTGGGAACATCGGCTCCATCGTCTGCTCGCGTGCGCTGGGCCTGAAGATGCGCGTTCTGGCCTATGATCCCTTCCTGTCTGCCGAACGCGCCCAGGAAATGGGCGTCACCAAGGTCGAGCTGGATGAATTGCTGGCGCAGGCCGATTTCATCACCCTGCATGTGCCGATGACGGACAAGACACGCGGCATCCTTTCCCGCGAAGCGCTGGCCAAGACAAAGCCGGGTGTCCGCATCATCAACTGCGCCCGTGGCGGACTGGTGGATGAAGCAGCCCTTGCCGATGCCATCAAGTCCGGCCATGTGGCTGGTGCTGGCTTTGACGTCTTCGAAGTTGAGCCTGCAACGGAGAGCCCGCTCTTCGGTCTGCCAAATGTCGTCTGCACGCCGCATCTTGGCGCCTCCACCACGGAAGCTCAGGAAAACGTTGCTTTGCAGGTGGCCGAGCAGATGTCGGATTACCTCGTGAAGGGTGCCGTTTCCAACGCCATCAACATGCCTTCGATCACCGCTGAAGAAGCACCGATCCTGAAGCCGTTCATTCGTCTTGCAGATGTTCTCGGCTCGTTTGCCGGTCAGGTGACCGAGAGCCCGATCAAGGCGATCGAGATTCTTTACGATGGCCAGACAGCCTCGATGAACACTCGTGCGCTGACGTCGGCACTGCTCGCTGGCCTCATCCGCAATCAGGTTTCGGATGTGAACATGGTTTCAGCACCGATCATGGTCAAGGAAAAGGGTATCGTGCTTTCCGAAGTGAAGCGCGACAAGACCGGCGTCTATGACGGTTACATCAAGCTGACCATCACCACGGACAAGCAGACGCGTTCCGTCGCGGGCACCGTGTTCTCGGATGGCAAGCCACGCTTCATCCAGATCAAGGGCATCAACATGGATGCCGATGTGGGTGCGGACATGATCTACATCTCCAACACCGACGTTCCCGGCATGATCGGTTTCGTGGGTACGACACTCGGCAATGCCGGCGTCAATATCGCGAACTTCCAGTTGGGCCGTGAGAAGGAAGGTGGCGACGCAATCGCGCTTCTGTATGTCGACGGTGCCGTCAAGCAGGACGTTCTGGACAAGCTGACTGCAAATCCGGCGATCAAGCAGGCCAAGCCGCTGACCTTCAACGTCGACTGA
- a CDS encoding Tim44 domain-containing protein: MFAKLRRFKHAASVLALGMVVTLAAVDFAEARRAGSSGFGSRGTRTYDAPATTNTAPGAAAPMQRSMTPNTQTNAANPGAAAGQQAAGQQARRGLFGGIGGGIMGGLLLGGLFGMMMGNGFGGLAGFLGLLFQGLLIGGIIFLIMRMFARRQQPAPQGAARNAYQAPNAQGAGFKIPQMGSMAAGGAAAAAVTRPKVASQATDEIGINNADLDQFEQLLKDVQGAYGAEDYAKLRAIATPEAMSYLAEELGENATQGLRNDVKDVQLLQGDLSESWRENGQEYATVALRYQSIDVMVNRNTGKVVSGDPTAPVESTEIWTFVRKPGEAWKLSAIQGTD, translated from the coding sequence ATGTTTGCAAAACTTCGGCGCTTCAAGCACGCCGCTTCCGTGTTGGCACTTGGCATGGTTGTGACTCTAGCCGCCGTTGATTTCGCGGAAGCCCGTCGTGCCGGTTCCAGCGGTTTCGGCAGCCGCGGCACGCGTACCTATGATGCACCTGCTACGACGAATACGGCTCCCGGTGCTGCTGCGCCGATGCAGCGTTCCATGACGCCGAACACGCAGACCAATGCTGCCAATCCCGGAGCTGCCGCCGGTCAGCAAGCTGCTGGCCAGCAAGCGCGTCGCGGCCTCTTTGGTGGCATCGGCGGTGGCATCATGGGCGGCCTGCTGTTGGGCGGCCTGTTTGGCATGATGATGGGCAATGGTTTTGGCGGTCTTGCCGGCTTCCTCGGCTTGTTGTTCCAGGGTCTGTTGATTGGCGGCATCATCTTCCTGATCATGCGCATGTTCGCGCGTCGTCAGCAGCCTGCGCCGCAGGGTGCGGCTCGTAACGCCTATCAGGCTCCGAATGCGCAAGGCGCAGGCTTCAAGATCCCGCAAATGGGTTCGATGGCGGCCGGTGGTGCCGCTGCTGCAGCGGTGACACGCCCGAAGGTCGCTTCGCAGGCAACGGACGAAATCGGCATCAACAATGCGGATCTCGATCAGTTCGAACAGTTGTTGAAGGACGTCCAGGGTGCCTATGGCGCTGAAGATTATGCAAAGCTGCGCGCAATCGCGACGCCGGAAGCCATGTCTTACCTGGCCGAGGAACTGGGTGAGAACGCGACGCAGGGTCTTCGCAACGACGTCAAGGACGTGCAGTTGCTGCAAGGCGATCTGTCGGAATCCTGGCGCGAAAACGGACAGGAATATGCCACGGTTGCCCTGCGTTACCAGAGCATCGATGTGATGGTGAACCGCAATACGGGCAAGGTTGTTTCCGGCGACCCAACCGCTCCGGTCGAAAGCACGGAAATCTGGACATTCGTCCGCAAGCCGGGTGAAGCCTGGAAGCTTTCGGCGATCCAGGGCACCGATTGA
- a CDS encoding phosphoserine transaminase yields MADIVAPAVRPANSHFSSGPCSKRPGWTLEALADAPLGRSHRAKVGKNKLKLAIDLTREILNVPADYRIGIVPASDTGAVEMAMWSLLGERGVDMLSWESFGAGWVTDVVKQLKLSDVRKFNADYGLLPDLTQVDFDRDVVFTWNGTTSGVRVPNADFIPADRKGLTICDATSAAFAQNLDFAKLDVVTFSWQKVLGGEGGHGVIILSPRAVERLTTYVPAWPLPKIFRMTSGGKLIEGIFVGETINTPSMLCVEDYIDALNWAKSVGGLEGLMARADANAKVIFDFVEANDWIANLAVDPATRSNTSVCLKIVDPDVLALDADGQAAFAKGVVALLEKENVALDIGAYRDAPSGLRIWAGATIDTADMQAVMPWLTWAFQTQKAALAKAAA; encoded by the coding sequence ATGGCTGATATCGTCGCCCCCGCCGTGCGTCCGGCAAACTCGCATTTTTCTTCTGGCCCATGCTCGAAGCGCCCCGGTTGGACGCTCGAAGCGCTCGCTGATGCCCCGCTCGGTCGCTCGCACCGCGCAAAGGTTGGCAAGAACAAGCTGAAGCTGGCCATCGACCTTACCCGTGAAATTCTGAATGTGCCTGCGGATTACCGCATCGGCATCGTTCCTGCGTCCGACACCGGTGCAGTTGAAATGGCCATGTGGTCGCTTCTCGGCGAGCGTGGCGTCGACATGCTGTCCTGGGAAAGCTTCGGCGCTGGCTGGGTGACGGATGTCGTCAAGCAGCTGAAGCTCAGCGACGTTCGCAAGTTCAATGCCGATTACGGCCTCCTGCCGGATCTGACGCAGGTCGATTTTGACCGTGATGTGGTCTTCACCTGGAACGGCACCACCTCTGGCGTTCGTGTTCCGAATGCGGACTTCATTCCGGCTGACCGCAAGGGCCTGACGATCTGCGATGCGACCTCTGCCGCTTTCGCGCAAAACCTCGATTTCGCCAAGCTCGATGTCGTAACCTTCTCATGGCAGAAGGTTCTGGGCGGTGAGGGTGGCCATGGTGTGATCATTCTGTCGCCTCGCGCTGTCGAGCGTCTCACCACCTACGTTCCGGCCTGGCCTCTGCCGAAGATTTTCCGCATGACGTCTGGCGGCAAGCTCATCGAAGGCATCTTCGTTGGCGAAACCATCAACACGCCTTCGATGCTCTGCGTTGAAGATTATATCGATGCGCTGAACTGGGCAAAGTCTGTTGGCGGTCTTGAAGGCTTGATGGCGCGCGCCGATGCAAATGCCAAGGTCATCTTCGATTTCGTCGAAGCCAATGACTGGATCGCCAATCTCGCTGTCGATCCGGCGACGCGCTCGAATACCTCCGTCTGCCTGAAGATCGTCGATCCGGACGTACTTGCGCTGGATGCGGACGGACAGGCTGCCTTTGCGAAGGGTGTCGTAGCCCTCCTCGAAAAGGAAAATGTTGCGCTTGATATCGGTGCCTATCGCGATGCGCCGTCCGGCCTTCGCATCTGGGCCGGTGCGACCATCGATACAGCTGACATGCAGGCTGTGATGCCTTGGCTGACCTGGGCCTTCCAGACCCAGAAGGCAGCTCTTGCAAAGGCTGCTGCCTGA
- a CDS encoding universal stress protein, whose protein sequence is MSFKTILSVIGNRDQETDLAKAIELALQMDAHLTVLVMDIAITPTLSDYPVGTVWLDQRVEDMKALQSTADKARNSLDIANIPYDIEHFYTERPFAADVIYRHALYADLVLLGEKTRENSALLSAVVDGAVFEAQRPLLLTSATDKPAAKVRKVLLAWNSRPEAGRAAREAMDLLRHAEAVHLVVVDPDATYLANGGEPGADMAAYLARHGVNVVVDQLPSGGRRVQDVLNSHALEVGADLIVMGAYGHSRLRERVFGGVTQSMVEECEVPVLIAR, encoded by the coding sequence ATGTCGTTCAAGACCATTCTTTCCGTTATTGGAAATCGCGACCAGGAAACGGATCTCGCCAAGGCGATTGAACTGGCGCTGCAAATGGACGCCCATCTTACGGTTCTCGTGATGGACATCGCCATCACACCGACGCTCAGCGACTACCCGGTTGGCACTGTATGGCTCGATCAGCGTGTCGAGGACATGAAAGCGCTGCAGTCCACTGCCGATAAAGCCAGGAATTCCCTCGATATTGCCAATATCCCCTACGATATCGAGCACTTCTATACCGAGCGACCTTTTGCGGCGGATGTTATCTATCGGCATGCCCTTTACGCCGATCTCGTGCTTCTCGGTGAAAAGACGCGTGAAAATTCGGCCCTTCTCTCTGCTGTCGTGGATGGTGCAGTCTTCGAAGCGCAGCGTCCGCTGCTCTTGACGTCGGCGACGGACAAGCCTGCCGCCAAGGTTCGCAAAGTGCTGCTTGCCTGGAACTCAAGGCCGGAAGCGGGCCGTGCGGCGCGAGAGGCCATGGACCTCCTGCGGCATGCGGAGGCGGTTCATCTCGTTGTGGTCGATCCGGATGCCACCTATCTCGCCAATGGCGGGGAGCCGGGCGCCGACATGGCGGCCTATCTCGCGCGCCACGGAGTGAATGTGGTGGTGGATCAACTGCCGAGCGGCGGGCGCCGCGTGCAGGACGTTCTCAACAGTCACGCGCTTGAGGTCGGTGCCGATCTGATCGTCATGGGGGCCTATGGGCATTCACGGCTGCGCGAGCGTGTTTTCGGTGGTGTTACGCAGTCGATGGTGGAGGAATGCGAGGTTCCGGTGCTGATCGCTCGTTGA
- a CDS encoding DUF1810 domain-containing protein: MSSHDLQRFLDAQQPVYTDALEELRAGRKRSHWMWFIFPQIEGLGRSETARFYALANMDAAKAYLGHPTLGQRLLDCTNTMLTHKRRTAHDILGSPDDLKFRSSMTLFMAASEKGSPFERALQQFYGGEPDQATLSRL, encoded by the coding sequence ATGAGTTCACATGATCTTCAGCGCTTTCTCGATGCTCAACAACCGGTTTATACTGACGCACTCGAGGAGTTGCGCGCCGGTCGAAAGCGAAGTCACTGGATGTGGTTCATTTTCCCGCAAATCGAAGGCCTTGGTCGTTCGGAAACAGCACGGTTTTACGCATTGGCCAACATGGACGCAGCAAAGGCCTATCTCGGCCATCCGACGCTCGGTCAACGCCTGCTGGACTGTACCAACACCATGCTGACCCACAAGCGACGCACGGCACATGACATTCTCGGCTCACCGGACGATCTGAAGTTTCGCTCAAGCATGACGCTCTTCATGGCTGCAAGTGAAAAGGGCTCGCCTTTCGAGCGAGCCCTTCAACAATTCTATGGGGGTGAACCGGATCAGGCGACACTGAGCCGATTGTGA
- a CDS encoding DoxX family protein — MAIPVPLTHERGTSKSPLYLPFLSGFYEHFAQPLAWVAFRAVIGGMLMIEGYPKIMAPMAQVGFVENLGFHPGWLFSPLLAGMQFFGGALIALGLFTRPAALANGVMLAITLWFHFAFPYGHAFLTDQGIAALKGGSEFFTPAGVKRLADGGTLFLEQVQTKAELASLFWMGGALFFAAFGGGQWSVDRNIIKREF; from the coding sequence ATGGCTATCCCCGTCCCGCTCACCCACGAACGCGGCACTTCGAAGAGCCCGCTCTATCTGCCCTTCCTCTCAGGCTTTTACGAGCACTTCGCTCAGCCACTCGCTTGGGTTGCTTTCCGTGCTGTCATCGGCGGCATGTTGATGATTGAAGGTTATCCGAAGATCATGGCGCCCATGGCGCAGGTCGGCTTTGTCGAAAATCTTGGCTTTCACCCCGGCTGGCTCTTCTCACCGCTTCTGGCGGGCATGCAATTCTTTGGCGGAGCCTTGATCGCCCTTGGTCTGTTCACACGTCCGGCAGCCCTTGCAAATGGCGTGATGCTGGCAATCACGCTCTGGTTCCACTTTGCGTTCCCGTATGGCCATGCCTTCCTGACTGATCAGGGCATTGCAGCACTGAAAGGCGGAAGCGAATTCTTCACTCCGGCGGGCGTGAAGCGTCTGGCAGATGGCGGCACCCTGTTCCTGGAGCAGGTACAGACAAAGGCGGAACTTGCCTCGCTGTTCTGGATGGGCGGCGCACTCTTCTTCGCAGCCTTCGGCGGCGGCCAGTGGTCGGTGGATCGCAACATCATCAAGCGAGAATTTTGA
- a CDS encoding mechanosensitive ion channel family protein translates to MEQRLENIIETLIRLTPNWLLSMIVLVAAVIIGYFVHRLVFRLLTRLVAERDLFWRSLVSRNRRPLRLAIVVWLLTPAVNIAPLTDDQAGFIRHLLLLAFIILLGWSARTALHIWMTVYLRRFKLDAEDNLLARKHVTQSRILERVAATLIVAVALSAALMTFPAVRQYGVSLMASAGVAGIVLGLALQPVLKNLFAGIQIAITQPIRIDDALIVEGEWGKVEEITSTYVVVKLWDWRRLILPLGYFIEKPFQNWTREGAALIGTVMIYLDYTVPVDDIRRKVEEIAAGSKLWDGQVINVAVTDFRENVMEIRILVSAADGGRTFDLRCEVREKLIDYIQRTYPDGLPKVRAQGVETQSVNASVASNGATRVMQS, encoded by the coding sequence ATGGAACAACGACTTGAAAACATCATTGAAACCCTGATCCGCCTGACACCGAACTGGCTGCTGAGCATGATCGTTCTCGTTGCGGCGGTCATCATCGGTTACTTCGTCCATCGCCTTGTCTTCCGCCTGCTGACCCGGCTTGTGGCGGAGCGGGATCTGTTCTGGCGGTCCCTGGTCTCGCGCAACCGCAGGCCGTTGCGGCTGGCAATCGTCGTCTGGCTGTTGACCCCTGCCGTCAACATTGCGCCTTTGACCGATGATCAGGCGGGGTTCATCCGGCACCTTTTGCTTCTTGCCTTCATCATCCTGTTGGGTTGGAGCGCCCGCACCGCCTTGCACATCTGGATGACAGTCTATCTGCGGCGCTTCAAGCTTGATGCGGAAGACAATCTTCTGGCGCGCAAGCACGTCACCCAATCGCGCATCCTCGAACGGGTTGCCGCAACGCTCATCGTTGCGGTTGCCCTGTCGGCGGCGCTGATGACATTTCCAGCCGTGCGGCAGTACGGAGTTTCCCTCATGGCATCTGCCGGTGTTGCCGGTATCGTGCTGGGTCTAGCTCTGCAGCCGGTTCTGAAGAACCTGTTTGCCGGCATCCAGATCGCCATCACCCAACCAATCCGTATCGACGATGCGCTGATCGTGGAAGGGGAGTGGGGGAAGGTGGAGGAGATCACCTCCACCTATGTCGTCGTGAAACTGTGGGACTGGCGCAGGCTCATCCTTCCGCTTGGCTATTTTATCGAAAAGCCGTTCCAGAACTGGACCCGCGAAGGTGCGGCGCTGATCGGCACCGTGATGATCTACCTTGATTATACGGTTCCGGTCGATGACATCCGACGCAAGGTCGAAGAGATCGCCGCCGGTTCCAAGCTTTGGGATGGTCAAGTCATCAATGTGGCCGTCACGGATTTCCGCGAGAACGTGATGGAGATCCGCATCCTGGTTTCCGCAGCCGATGGCGGACGTACATTCGATCTGCGCTGCGAGGTACGTGAGAAACTGATCGACTATATTCAACGAACCTATCCGGATGGCTTGCCGAAAGTGCGCGCACAGGGCGTGGAGACCCAATCGGTCAACGCCTCCGTCGCGTCCAATGGTGCCACGCGCGTCATGCAGTCGTGA
- a CDS encoding helix-turn-helix domain-containing protein yields the protein MTISQTNFENNRAISIAETIATARKAAGYSLDDMAITTGLTVSELSALEDGKDVDPARLKRVAAALQLQGISSDH from the coding sequence ATGACGATCTCTCAAACCAATTTCGAAAATAACCGTGCAATTTCCATTGCCGAGACAATCGCCACCGCGCGCAAAGCAGCAGGTTATAGCCTCGACGATATGGCGATCACCACCGGATTAACAGTCAGCGAACTCTCCGCTCTGGAAGACGGAAAGGATGTAGATCCTGCCCGACTGAAGCGGGTAGCTGCTGCCCTCCAGCTGCAAGGCATTTCCAGCGATCACTAA
- a CDS encoding glycerophosphodiester phosphodiesterase family protein, which yields MTTIAGERGYGKNLFMTPSEAGTMAGGPDTMRKQVVAHRGLFDNSRGIIENSINSAENARTHNFRGIELDLRSSKDGVAFLMHDETIGRVTNDARNRAISDVDSKEFAGMPLSIWNPVTNERTSAVTAGGKQQYPETLQSVIDYVRKTKADTKDADAVNIMLDPKDEKSSLVAVEMLSRPENADVRGNIGIKIYAKYMPDSTTAQANLRGGASPLLQELQKADAKIEKSQNPYSNLKLIPVLTNLSEVVNPASPNLIWTQGARWLDGVKTLGDVPMVEVLRLKGAPNMEEMTNTVTQFRAMPGNDKIPITESNISEAVSVNGKPFYYSHQGTMIDLPNRPDMDQRRTFGALQPYSQIITSDNPFIEMLAEPTPLKDADGAFSGMDLNALAHADSNPASALGAPPDFLGKPSWSNNGDHRRRLVDDSSWAKYSPGGNTGPIGGGQGGGQAPNPGGPGIKLPPGDGGGNGKGTEPGQPDPGTGQ from the coding sequence TTGACCACGATTGCAGGCGAACGGGGCTACGGCAAGAACCTGTTCATGACGCCGTCAGAAGCAGGTACAATGGCGGGCGGCCCCGACACAATGCGCAAGCAGGTGGTCGCTCATCGTGGCCTTTTCGACAATTCGCGCGGCATCATCGAAAACTCGATCAATTCAGCAGAAAATGCGCGCACCCATAATTTCCGCGGCATTGAACTTGATCTGCGTTCATCCAAGGACGGCGTAGCCTTCCTGATGCACGACGAAACAATCGGGCGCGTGACCAACGATGCGCGCAACCGTGCCATTTCGGATGTGGATAGCAAGGAATTTGCCGGGATGCCGCTCAGCATCTGGAACCCGGTCACGAACGAGCGCACTTCGGCAGTGACCGCAGGCGGTAAGCAGCAATATCCGGAAACGCTGCAGAGCGTCATAGACTATGTTCGCAAGACAAAGGCGGATACAAAGGATGCTGATGCGGTCAACATCATGCTGGACCCGAAGGACGAGAAATCTTCCCTCGTCGCCGTCGAAATGCTGTCACGTCCCGAAAACGCGGACGTAAGAGGCAATATTGGCATCAAGATCTACGCGAAATACATGCCGGATTCGACCACCGCGCAGGCCAACCTCCGCGGGGGGGCGTCGCCACTGCTTCAGGAATTGCAGAAGGCCGATGCCAAGATCGAGAAGAGCCAGAACCCTTATTCCAACCTGAAGCTCATCCCGGTCCTGACCAACCTGTCTGAAGTGGTCAATCCGGCATCCCCCAATCTGATCTGGACACAGGGCGCAAGATGGCTGGACGGCGTGAAGACGCTTGGTGACGTTCCCATGGTCGAGGTTCTTCGATTGAAGGGCGCACCGAACATGGAAGAGATGACAAATACCGTTACTCAGTTCCGCGCCATGCCGGGCAACGACAAGATTCCGATCACGGAATCCAACATCTCAGAAGCGGTGTCGGTGAATGGAAAGCCATTCTACTACTCGCATCAAGGGACCATGATCGATCTGCCCAACCGTCCGGATATGGATCAGCGCCGAACATTTGGCGCCCTGCAGCCCTATTCGCAGATCATCACATCCGACAATCCGTTCATTGAAATGCTGGCAGAACCAACACCACTGAAGGATGCCGATGGCGCCTTCAGTGGCATGGATCTCAACGCGCTGGCCCATGCCGACAGCAATCCGGCTTCTGCTCTCGGCGCACCACCGGATTTCCTCGGCAAGCCAAGCTGGTCGAACAATGGAGATCATCGCCGGCGTCTGGTGGACGACAGCAGTTGGGCAAAATACTCACCTGGAGGTAACACCGGCCCCATTGGCGGTGGCCAAGGTGGCGGCCAGGCACCAAACCCCGGCGGCCCCGGGATTAAGCTGCCGCCAGGTGATGGCGGAGGCAATGGAAAAGGCACGGAACCCGGGCAGCCAGACCCCGGCACAGGACAGTAG